The following are from one region of the Planctomycetia bacterium genome:
- a CDS encoding glycosyltransferase family 4 protein — protein MKIVYLAAGAAGMYCGMCLHDNTLAAAMIGLGEDVLLVPTYTPLRTDEANVSRLPPMMYGGINVFLQQKSAIFRHTPWFFDRLLDSPALLNWVSKFSSSVQAEKLGPLTVSMLEGEHGKQKKELTKVIEWLKTEKPDVVHLSNSMLIGMAGPIRRALRVPILCSLSGEDIFLEKLIPPYYEQTRKLLRDRAGDVDAFTALNRYYADYMIEYMDIDPQRVHVIPHGLKLDGHTHRPPHVSGAPLTIGYFARICPEKGLHLLVEAFRLLNEKEDLPPLHLRAAGYLGAADRPYLDRLRAQLAVWGLADKFDYAGEPDREGKIKILHSFDVMSVPAVYRESKGLSIIEAMANGVPVVQPAHGSYPEMVNDTGGGVLFEPENIADLTMKLETLIRRPQLREDLGRRGHAAVHDRYIDRRMAEQTVALYRSMIDIHARRKSETQGPVISSDRTIS, from the coding sequence ATGAAGATCGTCTATCTAGCCGCCGGTGCAGCAGGCATGTATTGCGGGATGTGCCTGCACGACAACACGCTCGCCGCGGCGATGATCGGGCTCGGCGAAGATGTGTTGCTCGTGCCGACCTACACGCCGCTCCGGACCGATGAGGCGAACGTCAGCCGGCTTCCGCCGATGATGTACGGCGGCATCAACGTCTTCCTCCAGCAGAAGTCGGCGATCTTTCGCCACACTCCTTGGTTCTTCGATCGCCTGCTCGATTCTCCCGCGCTGTTGAATTGGGTCAGTAAGTTTTCGTCGAGCGTGCAAGCCGAGAAGCTCGGCCCGCTCACGGTCTCGATGCTCGAAGGAGAGCACGGCAAGCAGAAGAAGGAACTGACGAAGGTCATCGAATGGCTGAAGACCGAAAAGCCGGACGTGGTGCATTTGTCGAACTCGATGCTCATCGGCATGGCCGGCCCGATCCGCCGCGCGCTACGTGTGCCGATCCTCTGCTCCCTCTCGGGCGAAGATATCTTCCTCGAAAAGCTCATTCCGCCGTACTACGAGCAAACGCGGAAGTTGCTCCGCGATCGGGCCGGCGACGTCGACGCCTTCACCGCGCTCAATCGCTACTATGCCGACTACATGATCGAGTACATGGACATCGATCCGCAGCGGGTGCATGTCATCCCGCACGGCTTGAAGCTCGACGGCCATACGCATCGCCCGCCGCACGTTTCCGGTGCGCCGCTCACGATCGGCTACTTCGCGCGCATCTGCCCTGAGAAGGGGCTGCATCTCTTGGTCGAAGCGTTTCGTTTGTTGAACGAGAAAGAAGATCTGCCGCCGCTGCACTTGCGCGCGGCCGGGTATCTCGGCGCAGCCGATCGACCGTATCTCGACCGCCTCCGTGCGCAGCTCGCCGTATGGGGCTTGGCCGACAAATTCGATTACGCCGGCGAACCCGACCGTGAGGGAAAGATCAAGATCTTGCATTCGTTCGACGTGATGAGCGTGCCGGCCGTGTATCGCGAAAGCAAAGGACTGTCGATCATCGAAGCGATGGCGAACGGCGTGCCGGTCGTGCAGCCGGCGCATGGCTCGTATCCCGAGATGGTAAACGATACGGGCGGTGGCGTGTTGTTCGAGCCGGAGAACATCGCGGATCTCACGATGAAACTCGAAACGCTCATCCGCCGGCCGCAACTGCGCGAAGATCTCGGCCGGCGCGGGCATGCCGCCGTTCACGACCGTTACATCGATCGCCGGATGGCCGAGCAGACCGTCGCGCTTTATCGTAGCATGATCGACATTCACGCGCGGCGTAAGTCGGAAACCCAAGGGCCCGTCATCTCATCCGATCGGACGATTTCATGA
- a CDS encoding acyl-CoA thioesterase, translating into MNDYIRGADEGRAEPDRIQRRVEFRDTDAAGIAHFSTYFNYMEEAEHTFLRRRGLSVFMRDAEGAISWPRVAAKCDYSSAVKFEDVVTIEVTLARIGAKSVTFLFHFLNHGREVAKGEITAVCCRIEPDQPPKGIAIPAEIRAKLTSHPKK; encoded by the coding sequence ATGAACGACTATATCCGCGGAGCGGACGAAGGCCGAGCCGAGCCCGACCGCATTCAACGGCGCGTCGAGTTTCGCGACACCGATGCGGCCGGCATCGCCCACTTCTCGACCTACTTCAACTACATGGAAGAGGCCGAGCATACGTTCCTTCGCCGCCGCGGGCTGAGCGTCTTCATGCGCGACGCCGAAGGGGCGATCAGCTGGCCGCGCGTCGCCGCGAAGTGCGACTATTCGAGCGCCGTGAAGTTCGAAGACGTCGTCACGATCGAAGTGACGCTCGCCCGCATCGGCGCGAAAAGCGTGACCTTCTTGTTCCACTTCCTCAACCACGGACGCGAAGTGGCGAAGGGAGAAATCACGGCCGTCTGTTGCCGCATCGAGCCCGACCAGCCGCCGAAGGGGATCGCGATTCCGGCGGAGATCCGCGCAAAGCTGACGAGTCACCCGAAGAAGTAA
- a CDS encoding terpene cyclase/mutase family protein: MLSYLEDITLRLAQGIDRLPEATRARHAEFLKSQQRPDGGFAGREGASDLYYTGFALRGLAMTGELHGPIAERAAEFLKTRLSGSAPIVDFLSLVYGGMLLEMSAEIDVFAAVHPDWRAQVSAAVERFRRADGGYAKTDEGQSSSTYHTFLVVICNQLIGRPIVEPARIVEFVRSRRRSDGGFVEIGPMTKSGTNPSAAAAALLRILDGYDDPTRTALADFLLDAQTDDGGFRANTRIPVADVLSTFTATLTLADLGLLGAIEVDAAREYVRSMELPGGGFLGGVWDSATDVEYTFYGLGATALLSLT; this comes from the coding sequence ATGCTTTCCTATCTCGAAGACATCACGCTCCGGCTAGCGCAGGGGATCGATCGCTTGCCCGAAGCGACGCGCGCGCGGCATGCCGAGTTTCTCAAGTCGCAGCAGCGCCCCGACGGCGGCTTCGCCGGTCGTGAAGGAGCGAGCGATTTGTACTACACCGGCTTCGCGCTCCGCGGGCTCGCGATGACCGGCGAGCTGCACGGCCCGATCGCCGAGCGTGCCGCGGAGTTTCTCAAGACCCGGCTCAGCGGCTCGGCGCCGATCGTCGACTTTCTGTCGCTCGTCTACGGCGGCATGCTCTTGGAAATGTCGGCCGAAATCGATGTTTTCGCCGCCGTGCATCCGGATTGGCGCGCGCAAGTCTCCGCGGCGGTCGAGCGGTTTCGTCGGGCCGACGGCGGCTATGCGAAGACCGACGAAGGGCAATCGTCGAGCACGTACCACACGTTTCTCGTCGTCATCTGCAACCAGTTGATCGGCCGGCCGATCGTCGAGCCTGCGCGGATCGTCGAGTTCGTTCGTTCGCGCCGTCGCTCCGACGGCGGCTTCGTCGAAATCGGCCCGATGACGAAGAGCGGCACGAACCCGTCGGCAGCCGCGGCCGCGCTGTTGCGCATTCTCGACGGCTACGACGACCCGACCCGCACGGCTCTGGCCGACTTTTTGCTCGACGCACAGACCGACGACGGGGGCTTCCGCGCCAACACCCGCATTCCGGTCGCCGACGTCTTAAGCACGTTCACCGCGACCCTTACGCTCGCCGATCTCGGCCTGCTCGGCGCGATCGAAGTCGACGCGGCGCGCGAGTACGTCCGTTCGATGGAGCTCCCCGGCGGCGGCTTCCTCGGCGGAGTCTGGGACTCGGCGACCGACGTCGAGTACACGTTCTACGGCCTCGGCGCAACGGCGCTCCTCTCTCTCACCTAA
- a CDS encoding response regulator transcription factor: MGRRELSAPAISRIPSTTAVSIASLKQILIVEDEEHLRLGIRYNLEAEGYEVAAVGDAPAALKLLDDRPLGFDLIVLDLMLPGMSGYAFCESIREQGYDMPVLIVSARTLAEDRIRGFDVGADQYLQKPFDLDELISRVRNLLARSSRFTPASLRKGDLDVYEFGQAKINFTTFEVWVDAKPIRLTAMDIKLLRYFIEHEGKVVSRSELLTAVWDQPATLTTRTVDNFIVRLRKYFERDPAAPRHFLSVRGAGYRFIATEEPAAAGKDDDARPADDRSVEDEPLGGS; this comes from the coding sequence ATGGGTCGGCGCGAATTGTCGGCGCCGGCGATTTCGAGAATCCCATCTACCACGGCCGTGTCCATCGCATCTCTCAAGCAAATCCTGATCGTCGAAGACGAAGAGCATTTGCGGCTCGGAATTCGTTACAACCTCGAAGCCGAGGGATACGAAGTCGCGGCGGTCGGAGATGCGCCGGCGGCGCTGAAGCTGCTCGACGACCGGCCGCTCGGGTTCGACTTGATCGTGCTCGACTTGATGCTGCCCGGCATGAGCGGCTACGCCTTTTGCGAATCGATCCGCGAGCAAGGCTACGACATGCCGGTGCTGATCGTCAGCGCGCGGACGTTGGCGGAAGATCGGATCCGCGGGTTCGACGTCGGAGCCGATCAGTATTTGCAGAAGCCGTTCGACCTGGACGAGCTGATCAGCCGCGTGCGCAACTTGCTGGCGCGGAGTTCGCGATTCACCCCCGCTTCGCTCCGCAAGGGAGACCTCGACGTCTACGAGTTCGGGCAGGCGAAGATCAACTTCACGACGTTCGAGGTCTGGGTCGACGCGAAGCCGATCCGCCTCACCGCGATGGACATCAAGCTGCTCCGGTACTTCATCGAACACGAAGGGAAAGTGGTTTCGCGCTCGGAACTGCTGACCGCCGTGTGGGACCAACCGGCGACCCTGACGACGCGCACCGTCGACAACTTCATCGTCCGACTCCGAAAATATTTCGAGCGCGACCCGGCTGCGCCGCGCCATTTCTTGAGCGTGCGTGGGGCCGGCTATCGCTTCATCGCCACGGAAGAGCCTGCCGCTGCGGGCAAAGACGACGACGCGCGGCCGGCCGATGATCGGAGCGTCGAGGATGAGCCGCTGGGGGGATCGTAG
- a CDS encoding HAMP domain-containing histidine kinase: MFPRRSLGWPITLGVVMILLIVALFIGWVFAAMVAAKVDTYWWAILAVGATFLGLVLVGVVLYLIISIKEINLNQRQSNFIDSVTHELKSPLASLKLCLQTLSRRQLSEQQSADFHRFMLDDLERLDTLINHMLDAAKLDHAKTESGELVDVDLAEMLANSAAIACRRHHAPPEAIALDLRPAIVRARAIDVEMIFRNLIDNAVKYAGTPPQVEVDAWPDGRGHVIVRVADNGPGIPLQFRSKIFRRFFRLGSELERSKTGTGLGLFIVRTLVKRLKGKIAVYGRGSRAGTVFEVELPGRGVEETTAVREGSKAGSV, from the coding sequence ATGTTTCCACGTCGTTCGCTCGGCTGGCCGATTACGCTCGGCGTCGTGATGATCTTGCTGATCGTCGCGCTCTTCATCGGATGGGTCTTCGCGGCAATGGTCGCGGCGAAAGTCGACACCTATTGGTGGGCGATCCTCGCCGTCGGTGCCACGTTTCTCGGGCTCGTGCTCGTCGGCGTCGTGCTGTATCTCATCATCTCGATCAAAGAGATCAACCTCAACCAGCGGCAGTCGAACTTCATCGACAGCGTGACGCACGAACTGAAGTCGCCGCTGGCGTCGCTCAAGCTTTGCCTACAGACACTCAGCCGGCGGCAACTGAGCGAGCAACAGAGCGCCGATTTCCATCGCTTCATGCTCGACGACCTCGAACGGCTCGACACGCTCATTAACCACATGCTCGATGCCGCGAAGCTCGACCATGCGAAAACCGAAAGCGGCGAGTTGGTCGACGTCGACCTCGCGGAGATGCTCGCCAACAGCGCGGCGATCGCGTGTCGTCGGCATCATGCGCCGCCCGAAGCGATCGCGCTCGATCTGCGGCCGGCGATCGTGCGCGCGCGGGCCATCGACGTCGAGATGATCTTCCGCAACCTGATCGACAACGCCGTGAAGTATGCCGGCACGCCGCCGCAGGTCGAAGTCGACGCCTGGCCCGACGGCCGCGGGCATGTGATCGTGCGCGTCGCCGACAACGGCCCGGGGATTCCCTTGCAGTTTCGGAGCAAGATCTTCCGCCGCTTCTTCCGACTCGGCAGCGAGCTCGAACGCTCGAAGACCGGCACCGGCCTCGGACTGTTCATCGTCCGAACGCTCGTTAAGCGGCTCAAGGGAAAAATCGCCGTTTACGGGCGGGGTTCCCGAGCCGGAACCGTGTTCGAGGTGGAGTTGCCGGGCCGGGGCGTCGAAGAGACGACCGCGGTGCGCGAAGGCTCGAAGGCGGGCAGTGTGTAG
- a CDS encoding PQQ-like beta-propeller repeat protein, translating to MSRPISFAAILFSLLLSTSASAENWPCWRGPRGDGTSTDAKLPTTWSDTENTAWKIPLPGIGHSSPIIWDEKLFVTTCLVDKGDGKTPTDRLLLCLDKKTGKELWRQTVCTAPLEKKHTLNSFASGTPATDGKTVYVTFLESDSEDEKKNHGRMVVAAYDFGGKKLWTARPGEFSSQHGFCSSPVLFEDLVIVNGDHDGNSYLVALKQADGSEVWKVAREHKTRSYCTPIVRTFGGQPQLILSGSKSVCSYEPRTGKRIWNIDGPTEQFVASMVDDGKFLFMTCGFPDRHILAIKPDGKGNVTDTHIAWRTKENCAYVPSPIVCGEYLLVVADNGIASCFRCADGERMWKERLGPGHSASLITAAGLVYFTSDRGTTTVVRPGPKFETVATNDLREDCFASPAVNEGRLFLRTVGHLFCIGAGKPTAGSSASSSE from the coding sequence ATGTCGCGACCGATTTCTTTCGCTGCGATCTTGTTTTCGCTCCTTCTGTCGACTTCCGCCTCGGCCGAGAACTGGCCCTGTTGGCGTGGCCCGCGCGGCGATGGCACCAGCACCGATGCCAAACTGCCGACCACCTGGAGCGACACCGAAAACACGGCCTGGAAGATCCCGTTGCCGGGCATCGGCCATTCGTCGCCCATCATTTGGGACGAGAAGCTGTTCGTCACCACCTGCCTCGTCGACAAGGGAGACGGCAAGACCCCGACCGATCGCCTGCTCCTCTGCCTCGACAAGAAAACCGGCAAAGAACTTTGGCGGCAAACGGTCTGCACCGCGCCGCTCGAAAAGAAACATACGCTCAACAGCTTCGCCTCGGGCACCCCGGCGACCGACGGCAAAACCGTCTACGTCACGTTCCTCGAAAGCGACAGCGAGGACGAGAAGAAGAACCACGGCCGGATGGTCGTCGCCGCTTACGACTTCGGCGGCAAGAAATTGTGGACCGCGCGGCCCGGCGAGTTCTCCAGCCAGCATGGGTTCTGTAGTTCGCCCGTGTTGTTCGAAGACTTGGTGATCGTCAACGGCGACCACGACGGCAACTCTTATCTCGTCGCGCTTAAGCAAGCCGACGGCAGCGAAGTGTGGAAGGTAGCCCGCGAGCATAAGACCCGCAGCTATTGCACGCCGATCGTTCGCACGTTCGGCGGCCAACCGCAGTTGATCCTCTCGGGCAGCAAGAGCGTGTGCAGCTACGAGCCGCGCACCGGCAAGCGCATCTGGAACATCGACGGCCCGACCGAGCAGTTCGTCGCCTCGATGGTCGACGACGGGAAGTTCTTGTTCATGACCTGCGGCTTTCCGGATCGACACATTCTCGCGATCAAGCCTGACGGTAAAGGAAACGTGACCGACACGCACATCGCTTGGCGGACGAAAGAGAACTGTGCGTACGTGCCGTCGCCGATCGTCTGCGGCGAATACTTGCTCGTCGTCGCCGACAACGGCATCGCGAGCTGCTTCCGCTGCGCCGACGGAGAACGGATGTGGAAAGAGCGGCTCGGCCCGGGCCATAGCGCGTCGCTCATCACGGCCGCCGGTTTGGTTTACTTCACGTCCGATCGGGGCACGACGACGGTCGTGCGACCGGGCCCGAAGTTCGAAACCGTCGCAACCAACGATCTGCGTGAAGATTGCTTCGCGTCGCCGGCCGTGAACGAAGGACGGTTGTTTCTCCGCACGGTCGGGCACTTATTTTGCATCGGTGCCGGAAAGCCGACGGCCGGCAGTTCCGCTTCGAGTTCCGAGTAA
- a CDS encoding acetylxylan esterase: MSRLFRWSLLSLLSCVVAGSAAARAAEPLPPPNYDETLAGGKDLPDPLTCVDGTKVKDADAWRMKRRPELLNLFRAEMHGHSPARPKEMKFEETSFDDRALNGLATRKEITIRIAPDAPPLRLLLYVPNRPNALPSARPVLLGVNFDGNHTIDADPGITIVDQWVMPRGAASETLEHPAESTRGSAASRWQVPLALKRGYAVATISRADVEPDYATGWKHGIRGYYLKKSGRAEFLADDWGAVAAWAWSLSRALDYLETDTLVDAKRVLVHGHSRLGKASVWAGAEDERFAAVVVNNSGEGGAALARRNIGETTYVINNRFPHWFCGNYKKYSGHTEKLPFDAHTLVAMSAPRPIYIASAVEDTWADPRGEYLAAKYAEPVYALFAKPGLGVDAMPGVDQPVGDFIAYHIRTGKHDVTEYDWQQYLKFADRHFGK, from the coding sequence ATGTCGCGTCTATTTCGTTGGTCCCTCTTGTCGCTCTTGAGCTGCGTCGTGGCCGGTTCTGCTGCGGCCCGCGCCGCCGAGCCGTTGCCGCCGCCGAACTACGATGAGACGCTGGCCGGCGGCAAGGACTTGCCCGATCCGCTCACTTGCGTCGACGGCACGAAGGTGAAAGACGCCGACGCGTGGCGGATGAAGCGGCGGCCGGAATTGCTCAACTTGTTTCGCGCGGAGATGCACGGCCACAGCCCGGCCCGACCGAAGGAGATGAAGTTCGAGGAGACGAGCTTCGACGACCGCGCTCTGAACGGGCTTGCGACGCGCAAAGAGATCACGATCCGCATCGCGCCGGATGCCCCACCGCTTCGGTTGCTCTTGTACGTGCCGAATCGGCCGAATGCGCTGCCGAGTGCGCGGCCGGTGTTGCTCGGCGTCAACTTCGACGGCAACCACACGATCGACGCCGATCCCGGCATCACGATCGTCGATCAATGGGTCATGCCGCGCGGTGCCGCGAGCGAAACGCTCGAGCACCCGGCCGAGTCGACGCGCGGCTCGGCGGCGAGTCGCTGGCAAGTCCCGCTGGCGCTGAAGCGAGGCTATGCCGTAGCGACGATCTCGCGGGCCGATGTCGAACCCGATTATGCGACCGGCTGGAAGCACGGCATTCGCGGCTACTACTTAAAAAAATCGGGCCGGGCGGAGTTTCTCGCCGACGATTGGGGAGCGGTCGCCGCTTGGGCCTGGTCGTTGAGCCGCGCGCTCGACTACTTGGAGACCGACACCTTGGTCGACGCGAAGCGCGTGCTCGTACACGGCCATTCGCGGCTCGGCAAAGCTTCCGTTTGGGCCGGGGCCGAAGACGAGCGCTTCGCCGCCGTCGTGGTGAACAACTCCGGCGAAGGAGGGGCTGCGCTCGCACGCCGGAACATCGGCGAGACGACGTACGTGATCAACAATCGGTTCCCGCATTGGTTCTGCGGCAACTACAAGAAATACAGCGGTCACACCGAGAAGTTGCCGTTCGACGCGCACACGCTCGTCGCGATGTCGGCCCCGCGCCCGATCTATATCGCCAGCGCGGTCGAAGACACCTGGGCCGATCCGCGCGGCGAGTATCTCGCGGCGAAGTACGCCGAGCCGGTGTATGCGTTGTTCGCCAAGCCGGGCCTTGGGGTCGACGCGATGCCCGGCGTCGACCAGCCGGTAGGCGATTTCATCGCCTACCACATTCGAACAGGCAAGCACGACGTAACCGAGTACGACTGGCAGCAGTATCTCAAGTTCGCCGATCGGCACTTCGGGAAGTAA
- the rplU gene encoding 50S ribosomal protein L21, translating into MYAIIVDGGKQYKVREGQEVTIDFRVDAQSGDKLTFDRVLASSDGTTVKIGQPVLAGASVEAEIVSVEQGPKLTVQKFRKRKNSKRRTGHRQIHSVVKIGKITV; encoded by the coding sequence ATGTACGCGATCATCGTCGACGGCGGTAAGCAATACAAAGTTCGTGAAGGCCAAGAAGTGACGATCGACTTTCGGGTCGACGCACAATCGGGCGATAAGCTCACGTTTGATCGCGTGTTGGCGTCGAGCGACGGCACGACGGTGAAGATCGGCCAGCCGGTTCTCGCCGGAGCTTCGGTCGAAGCGGAAATCGTCAGCGTCGAGCAAGGCCCGAAGCTGACGGTGCAAAAGTTCCGTAAGCGCAAGAACTCGAAGCGCCGCACCGGCCATCGCCAAATCCACTCGGTCGTGAAGATCGGCAAGATCACGGTCTAG
- a CDS encoding Rne/Rng family ribonuclease, whose translation MKQEMLINVSQSEECRIAIVEDGVLEELYIERSSQNNFVGNIYKGKIVNLEPSIQAAFVDFGVGRNGFLHISDVEPQYYRQGGLDPTKPIDDPDLRRFDMADDDDDLDDVAAGPDDAAEGEAGAGNGAAVGAAPAARKRGGPRGPRPGARPRVKPPIQDILRRGDEVLVQVIKEGIGTKGPTLSTYISIPGRYVVLMPALGRVGVSRKIEDDQARRTLRDIMIELNPPKGLGFIVRTAGVDRSKREISRDLAYLLRLWKVIVRRMKKETAPCCIYEESDIVIRTIRDIFTAEVDAIHIDESTAFERAKEFLQIVMPRYVTRLHLYEGREPLFHKYALDDEITRIHQRKVPLKQGGSIVIDQTEALVAIDVNSGNFRTDDNAEETAYQMNLLAAREIARQIRLRDLGGVIVNDFIDMRKERHRRGVERALRDAVERDRARTKILRTSPFGLIEMTRQRIRPSIKKSVFDNCPNCAGTGFVKTSESVSIEVIRALMLASQEEGVTRISVTVSDDVANYLNNRKRRELAALEDQASLVVQVFGREGVAPDHMAFQCFDANAREVKFTLD comes from the coding sequence ATGAAACAGGAAATGCTGATCAACGTTTCGCAATCGGAAGAATGCCGAATCGCGATCGTCGAAGACGGCGTGCTCGAAGAGCTCTACATCGAGCGCTCCAGCCAAAATAATTTCGTCGGCAATATCTACAAAGGAAAGATCGTCAACCTCGAGCCGAGCATCCAAGCGGCGTTCGTCGACTTCGGCGTCGGCCGCAACGGGTTCTTGCACATCAGCGACGTCGAGCCGCAATACTATCGCCAAGGGGGCCTCGACCCGACGAAGCCGATCGACGATCCCGACCTGCGCCGCTTCGACATGGCCGACGACGACGACGATCTCGACGACGTCGCCGCCGGTCCGGATGACGCGGCCGAAGGGGAAGCCGGCGCAGGCAACGGTGCCGCCGTCGGAGCCGCTCCCGCGGCCCGCAAGCGAGGGGGCCCGCGCGGTCCGCGTCCGGGTGCTCGTCCGCGCGTGAAGCCGCCGATTCAAGACATTCTGCGCCGCGGCGACGAAGTGCTCGTGCAGGTCATCAAAGAAGGGATCGGCACCAAAGGCCCGACCCTGTCGACCTACATCAGCATTCCGGGCCGTTACGTGGTGTTGATGCCCGCGCTCGGTCGGGTCGGCGTCTCGCGCAAGATCGAAGACGATCAAGCTCGCCGCACGCTCCGCGACATCATGATCGAGCTCAACCCACCGAAGGGGCTCGGCTTCATCGTGCGCACGGCCGGCGTCGATCGCTCGAAGCGCGAAATCTCGCGCGATCTCGCCTACCTGCTCCGCTTGTGGAAGGTGATCGTGCGACGAATGAAGAAGGAGACCGCTCCTTGCTGCATCTACGAAGAGAGCGACATCGTCATTCGCACGATTCGCGACATCTTCACCGCCGAAGTCGACGCGATCCACATCGACGAATCGACTGCCTTCGAGCGGGCCAAGGAATTCTTGCAGATCGTCATGCCGCGCTACGTCACCCGACTGCATCTCTACGAAGGGCGCGAGCCGCTCTTCCACAAGTATGCGCTCGACGACGAAATCACGCGCATCCACCAGCGCAAGGTGCCGCTCAAGCAAGGGGGGAGCATCGTCATCGATCAGACCGAAGCTCTCGTTGCGATCGACGTCAACAGCGGTAACTTCCGCACCGACGACAACGCCGAAGAGACCGCCTACCAGATGAACCTACTGGCCGCGCGCGAGATCGCGCGGCAGATTCGTCTCCGCGATCTCGGCGGCGTGATCGTCAACGACTTCATCGACATGCGCAAGGAACGGCATCGTCGCGGGGTCGAGCGAGCACTGCGCGATGCGGTCGAACGAGACCGCGCTCGCACGAAGATTCTCCGTACGAGCCCGTTCGGGCTCATCGAGATGACCCGCCAACGGATTCGCCCAAGCATCAAGAAGAGCGTGTTCGATAACTGCCCGAACTGCGCCGGCACGGGCTTCGTGAAGACCTCGGAGAGCGTGTCGATCGAGGTGATTCGCGCGTTGATGCTCGCCTCGCAAGAGGAAGGGGTCACACGGATTTCGGTTACGGTTTCCGACGACGTGGCGAACTATCTCAACAACCGGAAGCGGCGCGAGCTGGCGGCGTTGGAAGATCAAGCCTCGCTCGTGGTGCAAGTGTTTGGACGCGAAGGAGTTGCGCCGGATCACATGGCTTTCCAGTGTTTCGACGCGAATGCCCGCGAAGTCAAGTTTACGCTCGATTAA
- a CDS encoding TIGR03936 family radical SAM-associated protein: protein MVRTRVRIRFRKEHDLRLLGHHDLLRAWERWLRRADVRPAHSEGFHKRPRMNYPSALAVGICGLDEVVELELEHDREPDAIAAALQAQAPIGLSVVSVERMPAGARFSQPAAAEYEIRLPDASLADVGARIERWRRTALPAIEPVPHDPAQESTSDTAPSPEAASFFASSAAQLAHDEASSAAALSDVAATADELLSAAERFPASVQELELVDGVLRMRLKLGEAGAVRPRDLLTSLGLSDLEHSGSRLVRTRVEVVG, encoded by the coding sequence ATGGTTCGCACTAGAGTACGCATTCGTTTTCGCAAAGAGCACGACCTTCGCCTGCTGGGTCATCACGACCTGCTGCGCGCGTGGGAGCGCTGGTTGCGCAGGGCCGACGTTCGGCCGGCGCATTCCGAAGGCTTCCACAAACGGCCCCGGATGAACTATCCGTCGGCGCTGGCGGTCGGAATTTGCGGGCTCGACGAAGTCGTCGAGCTCGAACTCGAGCACGATCGAGAACCCGACGCGATCGCGGCCGCGCTGCAAGCGCAAGCCCCGATCGGTCTCTCGGTCGTCTCGGTCGAACGGATGCCCGCGGGAGCACGGTTTTCCCAACCGGCCGCCGCCGAGTATGAGATTCGTTTGCCCGACGCTTCCCTAGCGGACGTCGGTGCGCGGATCGAGCGTTGGCGTCGCACGGCCCTGCCGGCTATCGAGCCGGTGCCGCACGACCCAGCCCAGGAATCGACATCGGACACCGCACCCTCGCCCGAAGCGGCCTCGTTCTTCGCTTCGTCCGCTGCGCAACTTGCGCACGACGAAGCATCGAGCGCCGCCGCCCTGTCGGACGTCGCTGCAACCGCCGACGAACTTCTCTCCGCAGCCGAGCGGTTTCCCGCTTCGGTGCAGGAGTTGGAGTTGGTCGACGGGGTGCTTCGGATGCGCCTGAAACTCGGAGAAGCCGGAGCCGTTCGCCCGCGCGATCTCTTGACGTCGCTCGGCTTGTCCGACCTCGAACACAGCGGCTCGCGCCTCGTGCGCACCCGCGTGGAGGTCGTCGGATGA